The region AGCAGATTTTGGACCTACCCATTATTCGTAATGAAAAGGAACACTACATGAAAGTACACCCGCAGTTCACAGCGATCTTTACTAGTAATCCGGAAGAATATGCAGGGGTTTATCGCAGTCAGGACGCCTTGCGGGATCGCATGATTACAATTGATCTAGATTATTTCGACAAGGAAACTGAAGTGCTTATTACACGGAACAAGTCCAGTTTATCGCTAGACGATGCCGAATGCATCGTAAACATCGTACGTGATCTTCGGGCTACAGGAAAGTGCGAATTTGCACCTACTGTACGTGGATGCATTATGATTGCCAAGTCCATTAATGTCATGGGAATACCGGTGGATGCTCAGAATGACACGTTTTGCCAGATATGTACAGAGGTTCTTGGTTCAGAAATTACCAGATCTTGCAATATTGATAGTCGAAGACCACTAAAAGATCACATTTATACATTAATTCAAACTTATTGCCGAAAAGGAGAATGAATGGTTTATGAAACTTCTTTCGGAAATAAAAGGTATGCGTTGTATTCCAACATCAATAGTCCGTAAAATTACCAGCTTGCCCCGGATGGAACATTATCGCAAAGATTATCTGGAACTATACGTATTGGCTAAGGAAAAGAGCCGAATGGAACAGGAATTGAGAATGTTGGATGAGAAACAGGATAATCTCTTGAAAAATTTAAATTTTATCAAAAACAAAATGGTGAAATACCAAGAATTTGTAAACAACAACATGAATGATCAGTGTATGCGATCAACTAAGCCGACGCTTTTGAGTCATAGGCCGAAGATGCCCAAATTAAAAACAAACCTCGAATAAAATAA is a window of Pelorhabdus rhamnosifermentans DNA encoding:
- the gvpN gene encoding gas vesicle protein GvpN, which translates into the protein MIIKEASNFNIAIDQSDFIESDYIKGITNRALAYIKAGFAVHLRGSSGTGKTALAMHISEKLGRPVMLIHGDDELSTSDLIGGRCGFRVRKVMDNFIKSVLKTEEDMLQHWIDSRLTVACKYGYTLIYDEFTRSRPEANNILLPVLQEQILDLPIIRNEKEHYMKVHPQFTAIFTSNPEEYAGVYRSQDALRDRMITIDLDYFDKETEVLITRNKSSLSLDDAECIVNIVRDLRATGKCEFAPTVRGCIMIAKSINVMGIPVDAQNDTFCQICTEVLGSEITRSCNIDSRRPLKDHIYTLIQTYCRKGE